From a single Pyxidicoccus xibeiensis genomic region:
- a CDS encoding OmpA family protein gives MVRLALLPALLLTLQASAASPEPAAAAPEVNALALLTGARVLDGQGRPTNDAYGMLDGELDSQYDPAVSSNPPRVIELAEPFDLTRLEVINSKDEKNYPGISVKTLRVEHGPSHKGPWQPLAELELKKGREPQSKPVSAKKVRYLRVTLVANHGSKEWIGLSALRAWGQRSEARKIDFTGTWRTAYGEMQLTQTGQRITGCYGQTGSKAGNNTVDGTLEGTVFFGLWREVQDGGNDRSGPIAFALTQEGGLAGVYGSGKSESNTRWDGEKLAKATITCTRPEAGLSEELKNKGRVVLHGILFDTGKDTIRGESVPVLEALAAAMKETPDVSYRIEGHTDDRGGEAFNKGLSDKRAASVKKWLVGKGIPDKQLQTEGLGMSKPTMPNDTEAGRAANRRVEVVRSGG, from the coding sequence CGTCGCCCGAGCCCGCCGCCGCCGCCCCGGAGGTCAATGCCCTGGCCCTGCTGACGGGAGCCAGGGTGCTGGATGGCCAGGGCCGGCCGACGAACGACGCCTACGGGATGCTCGATGGCGAGCTGGACAGCCAGTACGACCCCGCCGTCTCCAGCAATCCGCCGCGGGTCATCGAGCTGGCCGAGCCGTTCGACCTGACGCGCCTGGAGGTCATCAACTCCAAGGACGAGAAGAACTACCCGGGCATCTCCGTGAAGACGCTGCGCGTGGAGCACGGCCCGAGCCACAAGGGCCCCTGGCAGCCGCTGGCCGAGCTGGAGCTGAAGAAGGGGCGCGAGCCGCAGTCCAAGCCAGTGTCGGCGAAGAAGGTGCGCTACCTGCGGGTGACGCTGGTGGCCAACCACGGCAGCAAGGAGTGGATTGGCCTGAGCGCGCTGCGGGCATGGGGCCAGCGCTCGGAGGCCCGGAAGATTGACTTCACCGGAACGTGGCGGACGGCCTATGGCGAGATGCAGCTGACCCAGACGGGCCAGCGCATCACGGGCTGCTATGGCCAGACAGGCAGCAAGGCGGGCAACAACACGGTGGATGGCACGCTGGAGGGCACCGTCTTCTTCGGCCTCTGGCGCGAGGTACAGGACGGCGGCAACGACCGCTCGGGCCCCATCGCCTTCGCGCTCACCCAGGAGGGTGGGCTGGCGGGGGTGTATGGCAGCGGGAAGTCGGAGAGCAACACGCGGTGGGACGGGGAGAAGCTGGCGAAGGCCACCATCACCTGCACCCGGCCGGAGGCGGGGCTGAGCGAGGAGCTCAAGAACAAGGGGAGGGTGGTGCTGCACGGCATCCTCTTCGACACGGGCAAGGACACGATTCGTGGCGAGTCCGTGCCGGTGCTGGAGGCGCTGGCCGCGGCGATGAAGGAGACGCCGGACGTGTCCTACCGCATCGAGGGCCACACGGATGACCGGGGAGGGGAGGCCTTCAACAAGGGCCTGTCCGACAAGCGCGCCGCCAGCGTGAAGAAGTGGCTGGTGGGCAAGGGCATCCCGGACAAGCAGCTGCAGACGGAGGGCCTGGGCATGAGCAAGCCGACGATGCCCAACGACACGGAGGCCGGACGCGCCGCCAACCGCCGCGTGGAGGTGGTGCGCTCGGGCGGGTAG
- a CDS encoding tetratricopeptide repeat protein, translated as MTQCPGETTLSDLLAGLLPEEQRAEVLAHVERCASCQRVLAVGDSASPEEASPDVAATPLARGATLARYVVLERIGAGAMGVVYAAYDPELDRQVALKVLRPAGRGVEELRLRLLQEAQSLARLSHAHVVAVHDVGTYGSGVFLAMELVDGTTLAEWLRQPHTWEEVLRVFREAGQGLAAAHAAGLVHRDFKPANVLVGRDGRARVTDFGMARPLNREASARTAASREPGGVDASPLTRTGVLLGTPAYMAPELLEGQRADARSDQFSFCVALYEALHGMRPFEGDSLEALAQAAREGRVRPAGREVRVPDWVRRAVLRGLRARPEERFPSMEALLAALVPAPRRLRARVAAAVGAAALLGAAGAYGVAHRNEARCAREVEKLAVAWGPEQRGRVHAAFLATGAPFAAVAWEKTSAALDAYAAQWRELRAEACVAAGSSPTSTGWQTTACLDTRLWQLASVTEVLERADARTVQHAQQLAASLEGLSGCRDAPALSTSPQPPDALRPQVDAARRKLVDAQAQLTAGRYAEGLKRTSALLEEVRTLDYRPLEAEVLLTHGHLQAQDGRPKDAEDLLYKALWAAEAGRDDETAARAWNLLLWVVGDQLARPADAERIARHAEAAVDRLGRERFPGLAADLHLRLTAVLLQQGKYQQADAEAVRGLELARRAHGPECLRTAHFLHGLGRVRYRQRRLEEAVTLHRQALEMSEHILGPNHPELAAFLNGLAANLERQGHTEEAIAALRRAIALQQSAGATDQPAAGFPLVTLASLLESRGELAESRGHLERALALFERSYGADHPQTAITLANLGRLASEEDRLDDALGLFQRSLERFQRSLGADTPRRATVLLLRSNAFVRAGRYAEARRDSMEALAVLEKAHGPDSVNAAMALGLLSDVDLASGAPRQALAHCQRALRIHERLQGGPDSMAVAKYRTCIAEAHLGLGAPDKALPLLEEARERFGTTSLEARNHAQASLLLARALVARRPPDRARAEALAEEARRSLEPLGVLGRPELEKVRAFQRREGLR; from the coding sequence ATGACGCAGTGCCCGGGCGAGACGACGCTGAGTGATTTGCTGGCGGGGCTGCTGCCGGAGGAGCAGCGCGCCGAGGTGCTGGCACACGTGGAGCGCTGTGCCTCATGCCAGCGGGTGCTGGCGGTGGGGGACTCCGCCAGCCCGGAGGAGGCCTCACCGGACGTGGCGGCCACGCCGCTGGCGCGCGGCGCCACGCTGGCGCGCTACGTGGTGCTGGAGCGCATCGGCGCGGGGGCCATGGGCGTGGTGTACGCAGCCTATGACCCGGAGCTGGACCGGCAGGTGGCCCTCAAGGTGCTGCGCCCGGCGGGCCGTGGCGTGGAGGAGCTGCGGCTGCGGCTGCTGCAGGAGGCTCAGTCCCTGGCCCGCCTGTCCCACGCCCACGTCGTCGCCGTGCATGACGTGGGCACGTACGGCAGTGGCGTCTTCCTGGCCATGGAGCTGGTGGATGGAACCACGCTGGCGGAGTGGCTGCGCCAGCCCCACACCTGGGAAGAGGTGCTGCGCGTCTTCCGGGAGGCGGGACAGGGGCTGGCGGCCGCACACGCGGCGGGGCTGGTGCACCGCGACTTCAAGCCCGCCAACGTCCTCGTCGGCCGCGACGGCCGCGCGCGGGTGACGGACTTCGGCATGGCCCGTCCCCTCAACCGCGAGGCCAGCGCCCGGACGGCGGCCTCGCGGGAGCCGGGTGGGGTCGACGCCAGTCCGCTGACGCGCACGGGCGTGCTGCTGGGCACCCCGGCGTACATGGCGCCGGAGCTGCTGGAGGGCCAGCGGGCCGACGCGCGCTCCGACCAGTTCAGCTTCTGCGTTGCGCTGTACGAGGCCCTCCACGGCATGCGCCCCTTCGAGGGGGACAGCCTGGAGGCGCTGGCCCAGGCCGCGCGCGAGGGCCGGGTGCGGCCCGCGGGCCGCGAGGTGCGGGTGCCCGACTGGGTGCGGCGCGCGGTGCTGCGGGGGCTGCGGGCCCGCCCGGAGGAGCGCTTTCCCAGCATGGAGGCCCTGCTGGCGGCACTCGTCCCGGCGCCCCGGCGCCTGCGGGCCCGGGTGGCGGCGGCGGTCGGCGCGGCGGCCCTGCTGGGCGCGGCGGGCGCCTACGGCGTGGCCCACCGGAACGAAGCGCGCTGCGCCCGGGAGGTGGAGAAGCTCGCCGTGGCCTGGGGCCCCGAGCAGCGCGGGCGAGTGCACGCGGCCTTCCTCGCCACGGGCGCGCCCTTCGCGGCGGTGGCCTGGGAGAAGACCTCCGCCGCGCTGGATGCCTATGCCGCCCAGTGGCGCGAGCTGCGCGCCGAGGCGTGCGTCGCCGCTGGCTCCAGCCCCACGAGCACCGGGTGGCAGACGACCGCGTGCCTCGACACGCGGCTGTGGCAGCTGGCCTCCGTCACCGAGGTGCTGGAGCGGGCCGACGCGCGAACGGTGCAGCACGCACAGCAGCTCGCCGCCTCGCTGGAGGGGCTCAGCGGCTGCCGGGACGCTCCCGCGCTCTCCACGAGCCCGCAGCCCCCGGACGCGCTGCGTCCCCAGGTGGACGCGGCCCGGCGGAAGCTGGTCGACGCCCAGGCCCAGCTCACCGCGGGTCGCTACGCCGAGGGGCTGAAGCGCACCTCGGCGCTGCTCGAGGAGGTGCGCACGCTGGACTACCGGCCGCTGGAGGCCGAGGTGCTGCTCACCCACGGCCACCTCCAGGCCCAGGACGGCCGGCCGAAGGATGCGGAGGACCTCCTCTACAAGGCGCTCTGGGCCGCGGAGGCCGGGCGCGACGACGAGACGGCGGCGCGCGCGTGGAACCTCCTGCTGTGGGTGGTGGGAGACCAGCTGGCGCGCCCGGCGGACGCGGAGCGCATCGCCCGGCACGCCGAGGCCGCGGTGGACCGCCTGGGCCGCGAGCGCTTTCCGGGCCTCGCCGCGGACCTGCACCTGCGGCTGACCGCGGTGCTCCTCCAGCAGGGCAAGTACCAGCAGGCGGACGCGGAGGCCGTCCGCGGACTGGAGCTGGCGCGCCGGGCCCATGGCCCGGAGTGCCTGCGCACCGCCCACTTCCTCCATGGGCTGGGACGGGTCCGCTACCGCCAGCGGCGGCTGGAGGAGGCCGTGACGCTGCACCGCCAGGCCCTGGAGATGAGCGAGCACATCCTCGGCCCCAATCACCCGGAGCTCGCCGCCTTCCTCAACGGCCTCGCCGCCAACCTCGAGCGGCAGGGCCACACCGAGGAGGCCATCGCCGCCCTGCGCCGTGCCATCGCCCTCCAGCAGAGCGCCGGGGCGACGGACCAACCCGCCGCGGGCTTCCCCCTGGTCACCCTCGCGTCCCTGCTGGAGTCGCGGGGCGAGCTGGCCGAGTCCCGCGGGCACCTGGAGCGGGCGCTCGCCCTCTTCGAGCGCAGCTACGGGGCCGACCATCCCCAGACGGCCATCACCCTCGCCAACCTGGGCCGGCTCGCCAGTGAGGAGGACCGCCTCGACGACGCCCTCGGCCTCTTCCAGCGCTCGCTGGAGCGCTTCCAGCGCTCGCTGGGCGCGGACACGCCCCGGCGCGCCACGGTGCTGCTGCTGCGCTCGAATGCGTTCGTGCGCGCGGGCCGCTACGCCGAGGCACGCCGGGACAGCATGGAGGCGCTGGCGGTGCTGGAGAAGGCGCACGGCCCCGACAGCGTCAACGCCGCCATGGCGCTGGGCCTGCTGTCCGACGTGGACCTGGCCAGCGGCGCGCCCCGGCAGGCACTCGCCCACTGCCAGCGCGCCCTGCGAATCCATGAGCGGCTCCAGGGCGGACCCGACTCCATGGCGGTGGCGAAGTACCGCACCTGCATCGCCGAGGCACACCTGGGGCTCGGGGCACCGGACAAGGCCCTTCCGCTGCTGGAGGAGGCCCGGGAGCGCTTCGGCACCACCTCCCTCGAGGCGCGAAACCACGCGCAGGCCTCCCTCCTCCTGGCGCGGGCCCTGGTGGCGCGGCGTCCCCCGGACCGCGCGCGCGCCGAGGCGCTGGCCGAGGAGGCCCGGCGGAGCCTCGAGCCCCTGGGCGTCCTGGGGCGCCCGGAGCTGGAGAAGGTGCGGGCCTTCCAGCGGCGCGAGGGCCTCCGGTGA
- a CDS encoding MerR family transcriptional regulator yields the protein MRIGELARHAGLTVRTLHHYDAIGLLKPSARSGGGYRLYGQADIARLHAIQAMRQLGLALEDVGRLLDGGGAPLPVIVEQQLRALDRQIAQAEKLRTRLELLQAKLSDGHVPESRDWLATIRMMTACDKYFSTDELKTIFGNWQRIAPELQALMAQVRQAMKAGIPADSLEVQPLAHRWMMLMGLWMDGNFDLIRRWGDMYKREPSVHSEQGPDLRMVEYVDRAIELRLAALGRHLSIDEMMRMKRVPPEEWEALYRAVGGADAKARAARRPPGASARAGVAGPDGPHGGP from the coding sequence ATGCGAATCGGGGAGCTGGCCCGGCACGCCGGGCTGACGGTGCGGACGCTGCACCACTACGACGCCATCGGCCTGCTCAAGCCGTCGGCGCGCTCCGGGGGCGGATATCGCCTCTACGGGCAGGCCGACATCGCGCGGCTGCATGCCATCCAGGCCATGCGCCAGCTGGGCCTGGCGCTGGAGGACGTCGGCCGGCTGCTGGACGGAGGCGGCGCCCCGCTCCCCGTCATCGTGGAACAGCAGCTGCGGGCGCTCGACAGGCAGATAGCGCAGGCGGAGAAGCTCCGCACGCGGCTGGAGCTGCTCCAGGCCAAGCTGTCGGACGGCCACGTGCCGGAGTCGCGCGACTGGCTCGCCACCATCCGGATGATGACCGCCTGCGACAAGTACTTCAGCACCGACGAGCTGAAGACCATCTTCGGCAACTGGCAGCGCATCGCCCCCGAGCTGCAGGCGTTGATGGCCCAGGTGCGCCAGGCCATGAAGGCTGGCATTCCGGCCGACAGCCTGGAGGTGCAGCCGCTCGCGCACCGCTGGATGATGCTGATGGGCCTCTGGATGGATGGGAACTTCGACCTCATCCGCCGCTGGGGTGACATGTACAAGCGCGAGCCGTCGGTCCATTCCGAACAGGGCCCCGACCTGCGCATGGTCGAGTACGTGGACCGGGCCATCGAGCTCCGCCTGGCGGCGCTCGGCCGGCACCTGAGCATCGACGAGATGATGCGCATGAAGCGCGTGCCCCCCGAGGAGTGGGAGGCGCTGTACCGGGCGGTGGGGGGGGCTGATGCGAAAGCGCGTGCCGCCCGACGGCCTCCGGGCGCGAGCGCTCGGGCGGGAGTGGCTGGGCCTGATGGACCGCATGGCGGGCCATGA
- a CDS encoding MFS transporter translates to MTRGRSDTAPAGLFRDRNFTWMLSGSFISMLGDQFTTIALPWLVLMMTGDTLALGLVLGVMSVPRAVFMLVGGAVVDRHSPKRVLMWTKHVSTGLLLVLAGLVLAGRISLPALYLLAFGLGLAMAFSIPSGTSLLPHVVPPQQLQAANGVLLGLRQLTMFAGPLLAGGLIAAFGDGRTERVSDNRGLGVAFLLDAASFAVSAWTLSRVRTTAPASPAGAPVGQAVWQSVVQGLRWCWNDRDLRMCFFYWSAVALLITGPIQIALPVLASQLPGSSAAGFGLLMGAHGAGTLAGMAVAGARPSMRVRNLGTTLLLVDAVVGVLFIPMGFVTALWQGAALLLGIGLLSGFMHVAVFTWIQRRVPPAMLGRAMSIFMFIFMGLAPISAAVTGWVMRGVALAQVFAVSGCCLVGAVLVALATSRIRDISDAPVSVGGRP, encoded by the coding sequence ATGACTCGAGGACGCAGCGATACCGCCCCCGCCGGCCTGTTCCGGGACCGCAACTTCACCTGGATGCTGAGCGGCAGCTTCATCTCGATGCTGGGCGACCAGTTCACCACCATCGCCCTGCCGTGGCTGGTGCTCATGATGACCGGCGACACGCTGGCGCTGGGCCTGGTGCTGGGGGTGATGAGCGTGCCGCGCGCGGTGTTCATGCTGGTGGGCGGCGCGGTGGTGGACCGGCACTCGCCCAAGCGGGTGTTGATGTGGACCAAGCATGTGAGCACGGGGCTGCTCCTGGTGCTGGCCGGCCTGGTGCTGGCGGGCCGCATCTCGCTCCCGGCGCTCTACCTGCTCGCGTTCGGCCTCGGCCTGGCCATGGCCTTCAGCATTCCCTCGGGCACCTCACTGCTGCCGCACGTGGTGCCGCCCCAGCAGCTCCAGGCAGCCAACGGCGTGCTGCTGGGCCTGCGCCAGTTGACGATGTTCGCGGGCCCCCTGCTGGCCGGCGGGCTCATCGCCGCGTTCGGTGACGGCCGCACCGAGAGGGTGTCGGACAACCGGGGCCTGGGCGTCGCCTTCCTCCTGGATGCCGCGAGCTTCGCCGTGTCCGCCTGGACGCTGTCGCGGGTGAGGACGACCGCGCCCGCGAGTCCCGCCGGCGCTCCCGTGGGGCAGGCGGTGTGGCAGTCGGTGGTGCAGGGCCTGCGCTGGTGCTGGAACGACCGTGATTTGCGCATGTGCTTCTTCTACTGGTCGGCGGTCGCGCTGCTCATCACCGGACCCATCCAGATTGCGCTGCCGGTGCTCGCCAGCCAGCTGCCCGGCTCGAGCGCGGCGGGCTTCGGCCTGCTGATGGGGGCGCACGGCGCGGGCACGCTGGCCGGAATGGCCGTGGCCGGCGCACGGCCCTCCATGCGGGTCCGGAACCTCGGCACCACGCTGTTGCTGGTGGATGCGGTGGTCGGGGTGCTGTTCATCCCCATGGGGTTCGTCACCGCGCTGTGGCAGGGCGCCGCGCTGCTGCTGGGCATCGGCCTGCTGAGCGGGTTCATGCACGTGGCCGTCTTCACCTGGATTCAACGCCGGGTGCCGCCCGCCATGCTGGGCCGCGCGATGAGCATCTTCATGTTCATCTTCATGGGGCTGGCGCCCATCTCCGCGGCGGTGACGGGGTGGGTGATGCGCGGCGTGGCGCTGGCGCAGGTCTTCGCGGTCAGTGGCTGCTGCCTCGTGGGCGCCGTGCTGGTGGCGCTCGCCACCTCGCGCATCCGCGACATCTCGGATGCGCCCGTGTCCGTCGGCGGGCGTCCCTGA
- a CDS encoding DoxX family protein, protein MSLSSSRIDTSSAPRSPEVLAPSTRVRWTARILTGLAVALLSFDTALKVFQLAPAVASAAELGFTPGAFWWIGLFEVGCLALYLIPRTAPLGALLWTGFLGGAIATHVRLDNPLFSHVLFPIYVAILLWLPLWLRDARVRAMAGPVAR, encoded by the coding sequence ATGAGCCTCTCCAGCAGCCGAATCGACACGTCTTCTGCCCCCCGCAGCCCCGAGGTGCTCGCCCCCAGCACCCGGGTCCGCTGGACGGCACGCATCCTGACGGGCCTGGCGGTGGCGTTGCTCAGCTTCGACACCGCGCTCAAGGTCTTCCAGCTCGCGCCTGCGGTCGCTTCGGCCGCGGAGCTCGGCTTCACGCCGGGCGCGTTCTGGTGGATTGGGCTGTTCGAGGTGGGTTGCCTCGCGCTCTACCTGATTCCCCGCACCGCCCCACTGGGTGCGCTCCTCTGGACGGGCTTCCTCGGTGGGGCGATTGCGACGCATGTCCGGCTGGACAACCCTCTCTTCAGCCACGTCCTCTTTCCCATCTACGTGGCCATCCTGCTGTGGTTGCCGCTCTGGCTGCGCGACGCACGGGTCCGAGCCATGGCCGGGCCCGTTGCCCGCTGA
- a CDS encoding RNA polymerase sigma factor: protein MSASKAHEALAEVWKNESVKLIAVLARCVRDLGLAEELAHDALVAALEQWPATGVPERPGAWLMTAARNRALNLLRHRRMAMDTHERSGPGLDSHLPLEAVEAALEAAMDEDVHDDVLRLVFTACHPVLSREARVALTLRLLGNLSTGEIARAFLATEPAIAQRIVRAKHTLAEAKVPFEVPRGPELGERLASVLEVVYLIFNEGYLASAGDDVMRPALLGEALRLGQLLAELAPEEPEVLGLLALMELQASRAGARTDASGEPVLLMEQDRARWDRARIERGLLALERAGGLGGVAGPYQLQAAIAACHARALTPEQTDWPRIASLYAELAERHPSPVVHLNHAIAVSRAVGPLEGLRLLDALEAQPALARYHLLPSARADLLERLGRHEEARASFELAASLTDNARQRQRLRWRAATCTRAGRG, encoded by the coding sequence GTGTCTGCTTCGAAGGCGCACGAGGCGCTCGCCGAGGTCTGGAAGAACGAGTCGGTGAAGCTCATCGCAGTGCTCGCGAGGTGCGTGCGCGACCTCGGACTCGCCGAGGAGCTTGCGCACGACGCGCTGGTGGCGGCGCTGGAGCAGTGGCCCGCCACCGGCGTTCCCGAGCGCCCCGGGGCGTGGCTGATGACCGCCGCCAGGAACCGCGCACTCAATCTGCTCCGCCACCGGCGGATGGCGATGGACACCCACGAGAGGTCGGGACCGGGGCTCGACTCCCACCTGCCTCTCGAAGCCGTCGAAGCGGCACTGGAGGCGGCCATGGACGAGGATGTCCACGACGACGTGCTCCGGCTGGTGTTCACGGCCTGCCATCCCGTGCTGTCCAGGGAGGCCCGCGTCGCGCTGACACTGCGGCTCCTCGGCAATCTCTCCACCGGGGAGATTGCCCGCGCGTTCCTCGCGACCGAGCCCGCCATCGCGCAGCGAATCGTGCGCGCCAAGCACACGCTGGCCGAGGCGAAGGTCCCCTTCGAGGTGCCGCGTGGCCCCGAGCTGGGTGAGCGGCTCGCGTCGGTGCTCGAGGTCGTCTACCTCATCTTCAACGAGGGCTATCTCGCCAGCGCGGGGGACGACGTGATGCGCCCGGCCCTCCTGGGGGAAGCGCTGCGCCTCGGGCAGTTGCTGGCGGAGCTCGCGCCCGAGGAGCCCGAGGTGCTCGGCCTGCTGGCGCTGATGGAGCTCCAGGCCTCGCGCGCCGGGGCGCGCACCGACGCGAGCGGCGAGCCGGTGCTCCTCATGGAGCAGGACCGCGCGCGGTGGGACCGGGCCCGCATCGAGCGCGGACTCCTCGCGCTGGAGCGCGCAGGAGGACTCGGCGGCGTGGCCGGGCCGTACCAGCTCCAGGCGGCGATTGCCGCGTGCCACGCCCGGGCACTCACGCCCGAGCAGACCGACTGGCCCCGCATTGCCTCGCTCTACGCGGAGCTCGCCGAGCGCCACCCTTCGCCGGTGGTCCACCTGAACCACGCCATCGCGGTGTCTCGCGCCGTGGGGCCCCTGGAGGGCTTGCGCCTGCTGGACGCCCTGGAAGCCCAGCCTGCGCTGGCGCGCTACCACCTCCTGCCCAGCGCTCGCGCGGACCTCCTCGAACGGCTGGGGCGGCACGAGGAAGCACGGGCGTCGTTCGAGCTCGCGGCGTCGCTCACCGACAACGCCCGCCAGCGCCAACGCCTGCGCTGGCGCGCCGCCACCTGCACCCGCGCGGGCAGGGGGTAA
- a CDS encoding YciI family protein — protein sequence MKFLMIFEANPSAPPPSPETLARLGAYTEKMLASGKVVLTGGLVRPSRGLQIKNEGGKVTVTDGPFTESKELIDGFAVVNVNSREEAIALSTEFLHIAGDGKGEILQLFEPGGPPPAK from the coding sequence ATGAAATTCCTGATGATTTTCGAGGCCAACCCCAGCGCGCCTCCTCCCTCGCCCGAGACTCTCGCCAGGCTCGGGGCCTACACCGAGAAGATGCTCGCGTCGGGAAAGGTCGTACTGACGGGCGGGCTCGTGCGGCCCTCGCGCGGCCTCCAGATCAAGAACGAGGGCGGCAAGGTGACCGTGACGGACGGGCCGTTCACCGAGAGCAAGGAGCTCATCGACGGCTTCGCGGTGGTCAACGTGAACAGCCGGGAAGAAGCCATCGCGCTCTCCACCGAGTTCCTGCACATCGCTGGGGATGGGAAGGGAGAAATCCTGCAGCTCTTCGAGCCCGGCGGTCCGCCGCCCGCGAAGTAG
- the mtgA gene encoding monofunctional biosynthetic peptidoglycan transglycosylase has translation MASRPPSTRNSTVRTQKTKQLPTAARRVVAKRSGPSWGRWALGGWLLLVLWLSVEFARLPDVSLLQTQNPRTTALMAQRAEEAHEAGKKPRVRQAWVSLGAVAPHAVDAVLTSEDARFYKHEGVDWTEVENALEQSVREARLGRGASTLTQQLAKNLYLSTDRSLLRKGKELLLARQLETHLSKQRILALYVNVVEWGDGVYGIEAAAREHFGTSARALSVAQGAMLAGMLPAPRRWLPAQRPEALRNRAGIIIGRLEREGRITGAQAREAQAELARFFGAPPLPGSVAGAIAGLPAGS, from the coding sequence ATGGCCTCCCGTCCGCCCTCCACGCGCAACTCTACCGTCCGGACGCAGAAGACGAAGCAGCTCCCCACTGCCGCCCGGCGCGTCGTGGCGAAGCGCTCTGGCCCGAGCTGGGGTCGCTGGGCGCTCGGCGGGTGGCTGCTACTCGTCCTCTGGCTCAGCGTGGAGTTCGCGCGGCTGCCCGACGTGAGCCTCCTGCAGACGCAGAACCCGCGCACCACCGCGCTCATGGCGCAGCGAGCCGAGGAGGCGCACGAGGCGGGCAAGAAGCCTCGCGTGCGCCAGGCCTGGGTGTCCCTCGGCGCGGTGGCCCCGCACGCGGTGGACGCCGTGCTGACCTCCGAGGATGCGCGCTTCTACAAGCACGAGGGCGTGGACTGGACGGAGGTGGAGAACGCCCTCGAGCAGTCGGTGCGCGAGGCGCGCCTGGGGCGCGGCGCGTCCACCCTCACCCAGCAGCTGGCGAAGAACCTCTACCTCTCCACGGACCGCAGCCTGCTGCGCAAGGGCAAGGAGCTGCTGCTCGCGCGCCAGCTGGAGACCCACCTGTCCAAGCAGCGCATCCTCGCGCTGTATGTGAACGTCGTGGAGTGGGGAGACGGCGTGTACGGCATCGAGGCGGCGGCGCGCGAGCACTTCGGCACCTCGGCGCGGGCGCTCAGCGTGGCGCAGGGCGCGATGCTCGCGGGCATGCTGCCCGCCCCGCGCCGCTGGCTGCCCGCCCAGCGCCCCGAGGCCCTGCGCAACCGCGCCGGCATCATCATCGGGAGGCTGGAGCGTGAGGGGCGCATCACGGGTGCGCAAGCCCGCGAGGCCCAGGCCGAGCTCGCACGCTTCTTCGGCGCCCCTCCCCTGCCCGGCTCCGTGGCGGGGGCCATCGCCGGGTTGCCCGCGGGAAGCTGA